In Canis lupus familiaris isolate Mischka breed German Shepherd chromosome 5, alternate assembly UU_Cfam_GSD_1.0, whole genome shotgun sequence, a genomic segment contains:
- the PLD6 gene encoding mitochondrial cardiolipin hydrolase, which translates to MERFRWQVAAVAAVGLALALEALPSVLCWLRAGRRQQQRPPRRQVLFFPSQVTCTEALLQAPGEAPSGPPAGCRCSLPHGESSLSRLLRALLAARASLELCLFAFSSPQLGRAVQLLHQRGVRVRVITDCDYMALNGSQIGLLRKAGIQVRHDQDLGYMHHKFAIVDKKVLITGSLNWTTQAIQNNRENVLIMEDEEYVRLFLEEFERIWEEFNPTKYTFFPQKKRSH; encoded by the exons ATGGAGCGGTTCCGATGGCAGGTGGCGGCCGTGGCGGCCGTGGGCCTCGCGCTGGCCCTGGAGGCGCTGCCCTCCGTGCTGTGCTGGCTGCGGGCCGGGCGCCGGCAGCAGCAGAGGCCGCCGCGGCGCCAGGTGCTCTTCTTCCCGTCGCAGGTGACCTGCACCGAGGCCCTGCTGCAGGCCCCGGGGGAGGCGCCGTCGGGGCCCCCAGCCGGCTGCCGGTGCAGCCTGCCCCACGGCGAGAGCTCGCTCAGCCGCCTGCTGCGCGCCCTGCTGGCCGCCCGCGCCAGCCTCGAGCTCTGCCTCTTTGCCTTCTCCAGCCCGCAGCTGGGCCGCGCGGTGCAGCTGCTGCACCAGCGCGGGGTGCGCGTCCGGGTCATCACCGACTGCGACTACATGGCCCTCAACGGCTCGCAGATCGGCCTGCTCCGCAAGGCAG GCATCCAGGTGCGACATGATCAGGACCTTGGCTACATGCATCACAAGTTCGCCATCGTGGACAAGAAGGTGCTGATCACGGGCTCCCTCAACTGGACCACACAAGCCATCCAGAACAACAGAGAAAATGTTTTGATTATGGAGGATGAGGAGTATGTGAGgctttttctggaagaatttgaaCGTATCTGGGAAGAGTTTAATCCTACCAAGTACACCTTTTTCCCGCAGAAGAAGCGAAGTCACTGA